DNA from Krasilnikovia cinnamomea:
CAAACCCGCTGGGTGGGGCTGACGTGCACCAGGTACGGCTGGCGACGCTGCTCGAGGCCGGCCAGGAACGGTTCGATGTTGGTGCGGTTGGCCGTGTCGACGACCACCGGCGCGGACGGCAGGCCCCACTCGAGCGCCATGTCGTCCAGCACCTCGACCTGGTACTGCCAGTACGGCCGGGGCAGTTCGTGGTTCGGCATCCGCGCCCTGGTCCGGCGCTCGGCGTCGCGGCCCCACGCCTCGGGGACCATCAGCCGCCAGTTGATCGGGACCGTCAGGTCCTCGTCGGTGAGGGTGACCGTGATGGCGAGCTGGCAGTTGGACACCCGCCCGAGCGTGTGCACGTACTGCCGCTCCACGGCCGCCGAGTAGCGGCCGTGCTTCGGGAAGTGCACCTCCTCGATCACGTACGCGGAGGGCTTGAGGTGCTGCACCAGCCGCTCGAAGAGCCGCCGGCGGATCGGCTCCGGGTCCCACGGGCTCTGGTTGATGAACTGTTGCAGGGACTGTTCGCTGCGGCCGGGCGCGGTCTCCACGAGCCGGCGGATGGACTTGCGGCCCGAGCAGTTGAGCAGGCCGTACAGGTACGTCTCAGCGGCGTTGCGCTGGTCCGTACGGCCGAGCGAGGCGAAGACGTCTCCGCAGAAACTGCGGAAGTCCTCCTCGCTCCATTGTGATCTTGTGGTGATGGGTTCAGTCACCTGGTACTCCCCCCGTTGTGCGGCGCTCCTCTGTAGACCGATCTCCATTATGGATTGAAGCAAGTGGTTGGGATATCGCCTACTCGACGTAGTGCGACCTTTCTTTTGGACTACCGCCTGGTACCGGTTCCCAGTGCGTTCACATACGGCGTATATGGCGGTAGGAAATGAGGGTCGGCGTGGTCTCGGCCCATGAGTCCGGATTGGGTGGCTTCGGCGGCCGACCGGTGATCCACCTGGGTGCCCGCAGGTACCCTGACGATGCGGAATGCATTACGCCGCAACGGATTTCGGGTGATGGACGCCACACTGTCGCCCTTTTGGGCAGACCTTAAAATCGGCTGTTCGGCCGAACGACGGATCGGTCGTTCGGCTCTACCGTGACTCCGTGTGGTCAGCCGATATACCCGTCGGGTGGACCCATAAATGGCTATTCCCTGCTAATGAAAGCGGCTTGTAAATTTCTTTGATACATCAATTATCCCTGGTAGCCGCATCGTATTCGGAAAGATTCCGAGCCGCTTCCGAAGTGCTGGAGATCCGATCATTCAAGCTGATCACGGTGTTGCGGACAGGGCGTGCGACCTGACGCACTGTGCCGCTCGACTTGACGCAGTACGGCACCGCGGTATCGGCGGGCGGGTGGCGGTGCGCGCGGGTGTGTCAGGCTCGGCGAGTGCTATCGGTCGGGGGCCTATCACCATGCGTAGTCTCCGGTCGCGCGCCCGCGCGTCCCGTGTGGCCTGTCGTGGCCCGCCGTCCCGACCGGCCGGACCCGGGATGTCCCGGTGACTGTGGAGGGAAAATCCTGTGACCACCAACGAGCCCGCCTCCGGAACCAGCGCGGACGCGATCGTCGTCGGCGGCGGCCCGGCCGGACTGTCGGCCGCGCTCTATCTGGCCCGCTACAACCGCACCGTGCTGGTGTTCGACACCGGGCACGGGCGGTCCACCCATCATCAGAAGAACCGCAACTACCTCGGTTTTCCCGACGGCATCGCCACGATCGGCCTGCGCGAACTGGCCCGTCAGCAGCTCGCGCCGTACGAGCAGATCAAGATCGTGCACCACGTGATCAGCCGGATCAGCGGCGACGGCGAGTCCGGTTTCACCGCGCAGGGCCAGGGTGACCACCGCTGGCACGCTCGGGTGGTCGTGCTGGCCACCGGCGTACTCGACCACTTCCCGCACTTCCCCGGCTGGGAGTCGTACGTCGGCCGGAGCATGTTCTGGTGCATCACCTGCGACGGCTACGAGAACCGCGGGCGCAGCATCCTGGTCGTCGGGCACACCGACGCCGCCGCCGGTGAGGCGATGCAGCTGCACAGCCTGACCGACCGGGTCCAGCTGCTGACCAACAGCCACGCCGACGAGATCAGCCCCAAGTTCCGCAAGCGGCTCGACAACGCGAACATCCCGGTGATCGACGACCACATCCACGAGGTCGAGGGCGACGACGGGATGATGACCGCGGTCAACACTCGCGGCGGCCTGCGCATCGAGCTGGACTCGCTGTTCAGCATCCAGGGCGCGACCCCGGAGACGAAACTCGCCCAGCAGCTCGGCGTACGCCTCGCCCCCAGCGGCTGGATCGACGTCGACACGGAACAGAAGACCTCGGTGCCCGGCGTGTACGCCGCGGGCGACGTCACCGCCCTGCACTCGCACCAGGTCACCGCGGCCGTGCACGAGGGCGCCCAGGCGGCCTCGGCCGCCAACTACTTCCTGTACCCACCCGAGCTCAAGGCTGACTGACCCGCCCCGCGAAAGGACCGTCGAGATGAGCACGTGGATCGTGGTCGGGGATGCCGAGGGCAACCCGACCGGCAAGTCCTGCACGCACCTGGAGGGCCTGGGCGAGGTCACGCCCAGCACCAGCTACGGCTGCGAGGACTGCCTGCGTGAGGGCACCCGCTGGGTGCATCTGCGCGAATGTCTGAACTGCGGCCACGTCGGCTGCTGCGACAACTCGCCGCGCCGGCACGCCACCGCGCACTGGCGCAGGACCCAGCACGCGCTGGTCCGCTCCATGGAGCCGGGCGAGGACTGGGGCTGGTGCTACCCCGACTCGCTGTTCCTGCTTCCGGAGGAGCTCGCGTGACGGCAACCGCGTCCGAGCGCCGTACCGTCCGCGACCACTGCCTCGCCCCGGGACGCCTGGTCGACGCGCCGTCCGCGGGCGCCCGCTACGGGCGGCTCTTCCCGGGTCTAGACCCGCTGGCCGCCGACCCGGACGCCCTGTACGCGGCGGGCACCCCCGGCGGCATCTGCGACGCCTCGCACTTCCCGACCCGGGGGATGCTCAGCGGACACTCCGCCGACGACGCCAACGAGGCGGCCGGCTGGCCGTTCTTCGGGCAGTTCGTCGCGCACGACATCACCGCGGACCGGTCGCCGGTCGGGGTGCGGGCCGACGTGGTCGCGCTGCGCAACGCCCGCTCACCCCGGCTGAACCTGGAGATGGTGCACGCCGAGGGCCCGGTCGGCACGCCGTTCCTGTACGACGCCCAGGACACGGCCAAGCTGCTCACCAGCGCCGACGGCTTCGACCTGCCGCGCAACTGGCAGGGCACCGCGCTGATCGGCGACCCGCGCAACGATGTGCACACGTTCGTCGCCCACCTGCACCTGGCGTTCCTGCACGCGCACAACCGGCTGGTGGACCGGCTGCGTGAGGACGGGGTCGGCGAGGACGATCTCTTCGACGAGGCGCGGCGCTCCCTGACGTGGCACTACCAGTGGATCGTGGTGCACGACTTCCTGCCCCGGCTGGTCGGGCCCGAGCTGGTCCGCGAGATCCTCGACGACGGCGCGCGCTACTTCTCGCCGGGCGTGGGGGAGGCGTACATCCCGCTGGAGTTCGCCGACGCGGCCTACCGCTACGGCCACGGCCAGATCCGGCACCGCTACCGGATGCAGCCCGACGGGACCTTCTACCCGCTGTTCCCCGACCTGTTCGGGCACGGGCCGATCCCGCCCGAGCACCGGCTGGACTGGGCGCAGGTGTTCGACCTGCCCGGCGAGCCGCCCGCGCAGCGCGCCAAGCGCCTCGACGGTGGGTTGCCGGCCAGCCTGATCGCCCTGCCCCGCGAGGTGACCGGCGACGTGCCGGTGGACGCGTACCGCTCGCTGGCGGTCCGTGACCTGCTGCGCGGGCAGGCCACCGCGCTGCCCGCCGGTGAGGCGGTCGCCGAGCTGCTCGGCGAGAAGCCGCTGAGCCGCGAGGAGGCCGGGCCAGAGTGGGGTGGCGCCACCCCACTCTGGCTGTACGTGCTCAAGGAGGCCCAGCACCGGGCCCGTGGGGACCGGCTCGGGCCGGTCGGCGGCCGGATCGTGGCCGAGGTCCTCATCGGACTGCTGCGCGCCGACGCCGACGCCTACCTGACCGTCGACCCGGACTGGCGTCCGACGCTGCCCAGCGCCGGACCGGACTTCACCCTGGTGGATCTGCTGATGCTCGGCCGCGCACCCGGCGCCTGATCGACCGGCTCCCCCGAAGCGGGTCGCGGCCTCCGGGCCGCGGCCCGCTCTTCCGTCGCCGTATGACGGCAAACCCCCGGCCGTCTCGCCGCGGGTTTGCCGTCATACGGCGACGGTGGGCCTGCCCGCAATCTTGAAGAATCCGGGTCAGGAGCTGACCAGACCTCTTCAAGATCCGGCGATACCCCGCTTCGCGCGAACGGCGGCGCGCCACCCGCTGCGTCGTCGACGGCACTCCCGACCGCCGCGGCGGTCGGGACGGCCGCGAAGTGGCCCGCAGAAAATGTGGACTTGGAGGCCGCGAACTGCGCGGCGGACTTGACGAAAATGGTCGGCGGATCACGCGGCGAAGGACCGTCCACAGCGAACTCCGTTGACGCTGTCGAAGGCCGCTGGCGACGATACATCCCTACCGTTCGCCAAATCCGGCAAGGCCGCCACGTCAGCTTGCTGCCTCAGGGAGGGTCGATCATGACCGAAGACATGCGCTTTCCATTCATGGACACCATTGCGGGAAGCGTGACCGAATACGACCGGGGGAAGGGGGTCTTCGGGCTGCGGACCATCGACGGCCGGCGCTTCGACGTACGGCTGTCCGACGGGATGTCCGCCGAGCTCCTGCGCAACCTCGACGAGCCGTACGCGGACGCCAGCGGGCACGTGGACGACATGCTCACGCCCGGTCGGACGCTGTTCGCCTACGGCGTGTTCTACCCCGAGGGCGGCGCGTACAACTACGTGGCCAAGCGGCTGGTCTTCATGGGTCGCGGCGTCGAGGACTTCAACTTCGAGCGGCCGAACTGGTGGGTCGACCAGATCGACTCCCTGGCCGGCTTCTACCGCAAGGCGCAGTTCGGTCACGGCCCCATCGACTACAAGAACTACCGGACCAACATCCGGCTCGGTGGCGAGAAGACCGACAGCCACGTGCAGGAGACCGACACCATTTCCCGAATGGTGTACGGAATGGCGTCGGCGTACATGCTGACCGGCAACGACGAATACCTCGAGATCGCCGAGAAGGGCACCGAGTACCTGCGCGACCACATGCGCTTCGTGGACACCGACGCGGACGTCGTCTACTGGTACCACGGGATCAAGCTCGAGGGTGACTACGAGCGCAAGCTGTTCACCTCGGAGTTCGACGACGACTACGACGCCGTCCCGATGTACGAGCAGATCTACGCGCTGGCCGGGCCGACCCAGACGTTCCGGGTCACCGGCGACCCGCGGATCTCCGACGACGCGGACGCAACGCTGCGGCTGTTCGAGAAGTACTACCGGGACACGGCGGGCGGCGGCTACTACTCGCACATCGACCCGGTGCTGCTCAGCCCGCACCACGAGTCGCTGAAGTTCAACAAGTCCCGCAAGAACTGGAACTCGGTCGGCGACCACGCCCCCGCGTACCTGATCAACCTGTTGCTGGCCACCGGCGAGCAGCGGCATGCGGAGATGCTGGAGCGCACGTTCGACACGATCGTGGACCACTTCCCGGACTACGAGGTCAGCCCGTTCGTCAACGAGCGGTTCTTCCACGACTGGACGCACGACCTCGGCCACACCTGGCAGCAGAACCGGGCGGTGGTCGGCCACAACCTGAAGATCGCGTGGAACCTCATGCGCATGCACGCGGTCAAGCCCAAGGACAGCTACCGCGGGCTGGCCGAGAAGATCGCGGAGATCATGCCGGCCAAGGGGTCCGACCAGCAGCGCGGCGGCTGGTACGACGTGGTCGAGCGGGTGCTGCAGCCGGGCGAGGAGTGGCACCGGTTCGCCTGGCACGACCGCAAGGCGTGGTGGCAGCAGGAGCAGGCCATCCTCGCGTACCTGATCCTGTTCGGCTCGATCGGCGGCGAGGCCAACCAGGCCCAGGCGCGGCAGGCGGAGGGCTTCTACAACACCTTCTTCCTGGACCACGACGAGGGCGCGGTCTACTTCAACGTGCTGGCCAGCGGCATGCCGTACCTGCTGGGCACGGAGCGGCTCAAGGGCAGCCACTCGATGAGCATGTACCACTCGGCGGAGCTGTGCTACCTCAGCGCCGTCTACACCAACCTGCTGATCACCAAGCAGCCGCTGGACCTGTGGTTCAAGCCGCGGCCGGACGCGAACCGTACGCTGCGGGTCGCGCCCGACCTGCTGCCCGAGGGCCGGGTCCGGCTCACCGACGTCGAGATCGACGGCAAGCCGTGGGAGACCTTCGACCCGATCGCGATGACCGTCGACCTGCCGGAGTCGCAGAGCTCGCTCACCGTCAAGGTCCGGCTCACCCCGACCGCCTAATCCACCTCGCACCCCGGTGACCGCCACCGGACCCGTGCCGTCCCGGCCGGGTCCGGTGGCCGTCGCCGGTTCGCCTGGAATGCGCGAAAGGACGGACATGCACATCACCAAGGACAGCGTCAGCGACGTCACCGTGGCCCGCATCGTCGGGACGCTGGACGGCGGGTACGCGCAAGAAGTGCACGACGGCATCGTGGAGATCCTGCTGGACCGGCAGCCGGTCCTGCTCGACTTCTCCGGGGTTCCGCACGTCTCGCAGGACGGCCTGCGCACCATGCTGGCGATCTACCGCCAGGCACAGGCGCTGGACGGCAAGGTCTGCGTCGTCGGGGTCTCCGGCGACCTGCACCTGGCCCTGCGGGCGACCGGCTTCCTCCGCTTCTTCCTCGTCGCCGACGACGTGGAAGGCGGAGTGGCGGTCCTGCAGGACGCCGCCGACGACAGCAACCAGAAGATCGAAGAGAAGGTGGCTTCATGACCGCCCCCGTGCACGTCGTCCGCGACCGGATCGACTCGTACCCCACCCACCAGATCGCCGGGTACGGCGTGCGCCTCGGGCGGCACATGCCGTTCGGGGCGACGCTGGTCCCGGGCGGGGTGAACTTCTCCGTCTACTCCAGCGCGGCCGAGGCGGTCTCGCTCGTGCTGTTCCATTCGGGCGAGCACACCCCGATGGCCGAGATCCCGATCCCGCACGAGTTCCGCATCGGCGGCGTCTGGGCCATCACCGTGTTCGGCCTGGACTACGAGAACCTCGACTACGGCTACCGGGTGCGCGGGCCGCAGAACGCACACATCGCCGACCGGTTCGACCCGGAGAAGATCCTGGCCGATCCGTACGCGCGGGCGATGTCCGGCCGTGAGGTCTGGGGGCGGCAGCCGGACTGGAACGACCCGTACCAGTACCGGTCCAAGCTGGCCTTCGACGACTTCGACTGGGACGACGACCGGCCGCTGCGCATCCCGAACGAGGACCTGGTCATCTACGAGATGCACGTGCGCGGCTTCACCCGCGACCCCTCCTCCGGGGTGTCGGCACCGGGCACGTACGCGGGCCTGGTGGAGAAGATCCCGTACCTGAAGTCGATCGGGGTCAACTGCGTCGAGCTGATGCCGGTCTTCGAGTTCGACGAG
Protein-coding regions in this window:
- a CDS encoding IS701 family transposase, with the translated sequence MTEPITTRSQWSEEDFRSFCGDVFASLGRTDQRNAAETYLYGLLNCSGRKSIRRLVETAPGRSEQSLQQFINQSPWDPEPIRRRLFERLVQHLKPSAYVIEEVHFPKHGRYSAAVERQYVHTLGRVSNCQLAITVTLTDEDLTVPINWRLMVPEAWGRDAERRTRARMPNHELPRPYWQYQVEVLDDMALEWGLPSAPVVVDTANRTNIEPFLAGLEQRRQPYLVHVSPTQRVWYETTGNRTPRPQMASLGDTQTLPWHLTVSDLIARTWNLPRETVEWRHEGATGLRSQFLQLPVRATLSDGVAGRAHGPAPQRMLLCEWPLGKARPRGFWLTNMVDRPLSDLVSLAKIRLQAGPRLEAFADRYGLRDYEGRTFAGWHHHVALCSAAYTYDVISERTGTKCPSDEDRLEYVAS
- a CDS encoding NAD(P)/FAD-dependent oxidoreductase — protein: MTTNEPASGTSADAIVVGGGPAGLSAALYLARYNRTVLVFDTGHGRSTHHQKNRNYLGFPDGIATIGLRELARQQLAPYEQIKIVHHVISRISGDGESGFTAQGQGDHRWHARVVVLATGVLDHFPHFPGWESYVGRSMFWCITCDGYENRGRSILVVGHTDAAAGEAMQLHSLTDRVQLLTNSHADEISPKFRKRLDNANIPVIDDHIHEVEGDDGMMTAVNTRGGLRIELDSLFSIQGATPETKLAQQLGVRLAPSGWIDVDTEQKTSVPGVYAAGDVTALHSHQVTAAVHEGAQAASAANYFLYPPELKAD
- a CDS encoding UBP-type zinc finger domain-containing protein — protein: MSTWIVVGDAEGNPTGKSCTHLEGLGEVTPSTSYGCEDCLREGTRWVHLRECLNCGHVGCCDNSPRRHATAHWRRTQHALVRSMEPGEDWGWCYPDSLFLLPEELA
- a CDS encoding peroxidase family protein produces the protein MTATASERRTVRDHCLAPGRLVDAPSAGARYGRLFPGLDPLAADPDALYAAGTPGGICDASHFPTRGMLSGHSADDANEAAGWPFFGQFVAHDITADRSPVGVRADVVALRNARSPRLNLEMVHAEGPVGTPFLYDAQDTAKLLTSADGFDLPRNWQGTALIGDPRNDVHTFVAHLHLAFLHAHNRLVDRLREDGVGEDDLFDEARRSLTWHYQWIVVHDFLPRLVGPELVREILDDGARYFSPGVGEAYIPLEFADAAYRYGHGQIRHRYRMQPDGTFYPLFPDLFGHGPIPPEHRLDWAQVFDLPGEPPAQRAKRLDGGLPASLIALPREVTGDVPVDAYRSLAVRDLLRGQATALPAGEAVAELLGEKPLSREEAGPEWGGATPLWLYVLKEAQHRARGDRLGPVGGRIVAEVLIGLLRADADAYLTVDPDWRPTLPSAGPDFTLVDLLMLGRAPGA
- a CDS encoding AGE family epimerase/isomerase — translated: MTEDMRFPFMDTIAGSVTEYDRGKGVFGLRTIDGRRFDVRLSDGMSAELLRNLDEPYADASGHVDDMLTPGRTLFAYGVFYPEGGAYNYVAKRLVFMGRGVEDFNFERPNWWVDQIDSLAGFYRKAQFGHGPIDYKNYRTNIRLGGEKTDSHVQETDTISRMVYGMASAYMLTGNDEYLEIAEKGTEYLRDHMRFVDTDADVVYWYHGIKLEGDYERKLFTSEFDDDYDAVPMYEQIYALAGPTQTFRVTGDPRISDDADATLRLFEKYYRDTAGGGYYSHIDPVLLSPHHESLKFNKSRKNWNSVGDHAPAYLINLLLATGEQRHAEMLERTFDTIVDHFPDYEVSPFVNERFFHDWTHDLGHTWQQNRAVVGHNLKIAWNLMRMHAVKPKDSYRGLAEKIAEIMPAKGSDQQRGGWYDVVERVLQPGEEWHRFAWHDRKAWWQQEQAILAYLILFGSIGGEANQAQARQAEGFYNTFFLDHDEGAVYFNVLASGMPYLLGTERLKGSHSMSMYHSAELCYLSAVYTNLLITKQPLDLWFKPRPDANRTLRVAPDLLPEGRVRLTDVEIDGKPWETFDPIAMTVDLPESQSSLTVKVRLTPTA
- a CDS encoding STAS domain-containing protein, translating into MHITKDSVSDVTVARIVGTLDGGYAQEVHDGIVEILLDRQPVLLDFSGVPHVSQDGLRTMLAIYRQAQALDGKVCVVGVSGDLHLALRATGFLRFFLVADDVEGGVAVLQDAADDSNQKIEEKVAS